CGAGTTGTCGGCTCGACGCGATCACGCCAATCGAGACCTGGGACTCTGCGTTAGCCAGTTCCGGCAAATCAATCCAGGTCAGATCGCTGTAAGTATGCAACACCGCATCGTAAACAATGCCAGCATCGGCAGCGCCGACGGAAACATCGTTGGCGACTTCGGTAACCGTCAAACGTTGAGCCAGGGCAGCCGCGGCGGCTGCGTTCCATTTGGATTGATCGCTTAGTATTCGGTGAGTCAGCTTGCCGATGGCGGCGGTGTCTGGGTTGGCCAGCACGAGCCTAAGATCGCTCCGCAACAGATCGCTGTAGTCCTGAACGGACTTTGGGTTTCCAAGTCGGACCGCTACAACGGCACGCATGGTGGCGATGGGCAATACCTGACCGATTAAGCTTTTCTGGCGAGCGATGTCCAAGTAGCTATCGTCCGCCGGCAAGAACAGGTCACCTGTCTGCGAGATTTCCAGAGACGACAGCAGTGTCTGCGAAGGCCCGTACTGGATCTCGATTTGGCGGCCAAACTCGTGCTGGTAAACGCCGCGGATCTCTTCCATGACGTCTCGATTACTGGCGGCACAATACATCACCAGCGGGCGGGCGGATGAGGTTGAGCCTGGGTTTGCAAGCCGATCTTCGAACCTTAACAATGCCAAAATCCCGGCGAGCAGAACCAGCGATCCGGTCATCGTTATCAGCAGAGGGTTGCTTCGCATCGGCTCGTCGAACAGCACAAAAAGGCTAGCCTGCGACCTGACCGAAAATACATCAAGAGATGTCCAGCAACCGCCTCCCAGGACTCCGCGTCCAGCAAAAGTGCCTGTAACAAAAGGAGGTTGCGGCAGAGGAGCAATAGACAAAAGAGCCAGAGGCGACCCCGAAATTAGGTACCAGCCCAAGTATCAACACACGTCGCGACCAAGCGAACACTTTCGTGGATGGTACGTGGGCTGTCAACGACTCAACTTTCCCGCCAACAGCGACTGCCCAATTCATTGGCTACTAGCTTTATTGGGGCAGGCACCTGGGTGATGCCAAATTCCTAGAACTGCAAAGCTGCATGCGAGCGGGTGAATAATTCAGCCCGATTCAGCAGGTTCGTTATGGGGAACTTCTCGGAATGGTGAAGAACAATTTCCGAAGAAAGCGGGGCACGGATGCCATCGAAAAGTGGATCAGTGTGGCACCCGACGAAGTGCTGGCAAGAGGTGCCACTTGCGTCACATCTTGGCTAAATTGGGAAATGACAAACACAGAGATCGGATCCGAATGGCACGGGCATAAGCCTAAGCTGCAGTGGCGTAACGGCTTCGGTTCGGAATGCGGGCGAAAGTGGGTGCATGGCACCGAAAAGGCAT
The Neorhodopirellula lusitana DNA segment above includes these coding regions:
- the modA gene encoding molybdate ABC transporter substrate-binding protein; protein product: MTGSLVLLAGILALLRFEDRLANPGSTSSARPLVMYCAASNRDVMEEIRGVYQHEFGRQIEIQYGPSQTLLSSLEISQTGDLFLPADDSYLDIARQKSLIGQVLPIATMRAVVAVRLGNPKSVQDYSDLLRSDLRLVLANPDTAAIGKLTHRILSDQSKWNAAAAAALAQRLTVTEVANDVSVGAADAGIVYDAVLHTYSDLTWIDLPELANAESQVSIGVIASSRQLEAALHFAKYVVSSEHGLRHYRQHGFHVQEAANIPIDSVSRSQHQLTSEPFNKPDGAL